GCAACGCGGCCGGGCGCGTGGAGGCGGTGGCGGATGTGCTGATCCTGCGGCCCACCGACCCCGCGCGTGCCAATGGCACGCTGCTGGTGGAGCCGCCCAATCGCGGCCGGCAGATCATCGGACAATTGCTGAACGATGCGCCGGGCGCCAGCAATGGCCGCTATGCGACGGCGGCCGATGCCGGCAATGGCTGGATGTTCCGCCAGGGCTATACCCTCGCCTGGATCGGCTGGCAGGGTGACCCGACGCCGGGGCAGGGGATGCGCGTGCAGGTGCCGCGCGTACCGAACGTGACCGGCACGGTGCGCGACGAATTCGTCTTCGACAACCGCACCAATCCGGCCATCGGCCGCCTCACCTATGAGCTTGCCGACCCCGCGAGCCTGCGCGTCACGGTGCGCGCCCGCACCGAGGATGCGCGCGCCACGCCACCCGGCCTCGCCGTCGCCTTCACCGCGCCTGATCGCGTGACCATCACGCGCCCCGAAGGCTTCGATGCGGGCGCGATCTACGAGGTGACGTACACGGCGCGCGATCCGGGCGTGATGGGGATGGGCTTCGCCGCCTTCCGTGACGTCGCGGCCGCGCTGCGCCATGGCGAGGTGCCCATGGATCCGCAAGCGGGGGGAAACCCGCAGGCGGGCCGCGCCTCCGCGCGCGCCGTCACCCTCGGCGTGTCGCAATCTGGCCGCTTCCTGCGTGATGCGGTCTATCTCGGCTTCAACGAGGACACGGCGGGGCGCCAGGTCTTCGATGGCATGGTCCCGCACATCCCCGGCGCGCGCCGCACCGACATGAACGCCCGCTGGGCGCAGCCGGGCCGCAACCCCTCCGACCACACGGACCGCCTCTACCCGGCCGACCAGTTCCCCTTCACCTATGCCGATACGACCGACCCGCTGAGCGGCACCACGGACGGCCTGCTGCGCCGCTGCACCGAAGCGCGCCGCTGCCCGCGCATCATGCAGACCGACACGGAGTTCGAGTTCTGGGGCGCCCGCGGATCGCTGACCGTGACGGATGCGGCCGGCCGCCATGTCGCGCTGCCGGCCAATGTGCGGGCCTACATGTTCACGGGGCACCCGCACTACGCGACCGCCGAGGCCTGGGCGCAGCAGGGGCAGCTTTGCGCCATGCCGCTCAATCCGCTCCAGGCCGGTGCGCCGATGCGCGCGCTGATGGTGGCGATGGAGGCCTGGATGCGCGAGGGCAGGGAGCCGCCCGCCTCACGCACGCCCAATGTGGCGGATGGGACGCTGCGGCCCTCGGGCAACCTGGCCCGGCGCGGCGAGGGGCCGGCCAACTTCGCCTTCCCCCCGATTCCGGGCCTGGTCGCGCCCGACTCCATCACGCCTGCCTACCGGTTGGATCTCAACGTGATGCCGCCGCGCGCCATCGGTGCCTGGCCGGTGCTGGTGCCGACGGTGGATGCGGATGGCAATGCCGTGGGCGGCCTCCGCCTGCCGGTGATCGCGGCGCCGCGGGCCACCTATACGGGCTACAACCCGCGTGCGGCGGGCTTTGGTGCCGGCGCGCTCTGCACCAACCAGGGCGCCGCGCTGGCCTTCGCGGCGACGCGGGCCGAGCGGGAAGCCCGCGGCGATCCGCGCCCCTCGATCGCCGAGCGCTGGCCGGATCAGGCGGCCTATGTCGCCGCCGTGCGTGCGAGTGCGGAGGGCCTCGTGGCGGAGCGCCTGCTGCTGGCCGAGGACGCGGCGGCGATGGTCGCGGCGGCGGAAGCGGGAACGCTGGCGCGGCTGCGCTGACGGGGCGGCGCGGCGATCAGGCGCGGGTCACAGCACCACGCGCCCACCGGCGCCGCGGTCATCCATCACGCGGGCCATGTCGTCCCGCACCTCGGGGATGCGGCGGTAGAACTGGTGGCTGGAATCCAGACTGAGGCCGGGGCCCGCATCCTCCAGCCGCTCGCAATCCACGAAGCGCGAACTCTCGCGCGGGTAGCGGGTGAGGTCGGTGCGGTCCACCGGGCCGCTGCGGCCCAGGCGCTGGATGTTGTTCACCACCTGGCTCAGCCGCAGCACCTGGTCGCCCGCCGAATGATAGAGGCTGACGCGCCCCGACAGCGCGGCGAGATGGCCGAGCCAGGCCGGCCCGCGCCCGGCCTCGGCATGGGGGCAATCGGCCGCGGCGCTCAGCGCCTCGTCGAAGAGAGCGCCGGGGGGCAGGCCCATGGCGGCCCAGCGGTTCAGCGCCGCCTCCAGCGCCCAGTTGCCCATGGAATGCGCCAGCAGGAAGACGCGCCCGCCGCGCCGCCGCACCCGCCGCATGGCCGGGCGCAGGCGGTCGAGGAAGCTCACGAGATCGGCGGCGGAAGCGGCGGCCGCCGCCTGGTCCTCGAAATAGGCATTGGCCAGCGGCGAGGCGGTGATGCCGAGGAGCTTGAGCGCCAGCGTCATCGGCCCGAGCGCGAGGCCGCCCAGCACATCGCCCGGGTCCACCACCACGCCACGCGAGGGCCAGGAGAAGCTGACCACGCTGCAATCGGCCGCCGTGATGCCCGATGCGGCGAGCCATTCGCGGTTGAAGGCGGCGCGGGTGATGCTGTCGGTGAAGCTGTTGGCGAAGCCATGGACGAAGATCAGGAGGTTGCGGCCCGAGGTCAGGTCCGCCGCCACCGTGTCGCTGAAATCATCCGCCGCCACGCCCTCGA
This region of Sediminicoccus rosea genomic DNA includes:
- a CDS encoding alpha/beta hydrolase domain-containing protein — its product is MRNIALMLALAATPAAAQVARFEMEAPTPAYAGTSFGAAGPYELLRGRATIALDPADPRNAVIADIALAPRNAAGRVEAVADVLILRPTDPARANGTLLVEPPNRGRQIIGQLLNDAPGASNGRYATAADAGNGWMFRQGYTLAWIGWQGDPTPGQGMRVQVPRVPNVTGTVRDEFVFDNRTNPAIGRLTYELADPASLRVTVRARTEDARATPPGLAVAFTAPDRVTITRPEGFDAGAIYEVTYTARDPGVMGMGFAAFRDVAAALRHGEVPMDPQAGGNPQAGRASARAVTLGVSQSGRFLRDAVYLGFNEDTAGRQVFDGMVPHIPGARRTDMNARWAQPGRNPSDHTDRLYPADQFPFTYADTTDPLSGTTDGLLRRCTEARRCPRIMQTDTEFEFWGARGSLTVTDAAGRHVALPANVRAYMFTGHPHYATAEAWAQQGQLCAMPLNPLQAGAPMRALMVAMEAWMREGREPPASRTPNVADGTLRPSGNLARRGEGPANFAFPPIPGLVAPDSITPAYRLDLNVMPPRAIGAWPVLVPTVDADGNAVGGLRLPVIAAPRATYTGYNPRAAGFGAGALCTNQGAALAFAATRAEREARGDPRPSIAERWPDQAAYVAAVRASAEGLVAERLLLAEDAAAMVAAAEAGTLARLR
- a CDS encoding alpha/beta hydrolase, which translates into the protein MNTTVYFATNRQLQGDGTNAAHYAGESGPAGLPGRVTHAVGFVEGTDLARLEAGRLARIEGVAADDFSDTVAADLTSGRNLLIFVHGFANSFTDSITRAAFNREWLAASGITAADCSVVSFSWPSRGVVVDPGDVLGGLALGPMTLALKLLGITASPLANAYFEDQAAAAASAADLVSFLDRLRPAMRRVRRRGGRVFLLAHSMGNWALEAALNRWAAMGLPPGALFDEALSAAADCPHAEAGRGPAWLGHLAALSGRVSLYHSAGDQVLRLSQVVNNIQRLGRSGPVDRTDLTRYPRESSRFVDCERLEDAGPGLSLDSSHQFYRRIPEVRDDMARVMDDRGAGGRVVL